A genome region from Chryseobacterium sp. G0186 includes the following:
- a CDS encoding bacteriocin-like protein: MKNLKKLRKDQLKSISGAGIQLPEPDFCMYYCNGTVVCATCSDDFKCPDMNNDM; the protein is encoded by the coding sequence ATGAAAAATCTAAAAAAACTAAGAAAAGACCAATTAAAAAGTATTTCTGGTGCAGGAATTCAACTTCCGGAACCAGATTTTTGTATGTATTACTGCAATGGTACAGTAGTCTGTGCAACTTGTAGTGATGATTTCAAATGCCCTGATATGAATAATGACATGTAA
- the menD gene encoding 2-succinyl-5-enolpyruvyl-6-hydroxy-3-cyclohexene-1-carboxylic-acid synthase → MKKYSSKRSIQILAHLLQQYGIADIVISPGSRNAPLAIHFSEVDSFNCYSIVDERSAAFVAMGMAKSEKKPAAITCTSGSAVVNYYPAITEAFYQNIPLLVLTADRPTDFIDIFDGQTIRQKDVFHQHSYGDFQLLEDSKENAEDINFDTIKKAIELCFEKQGPVHINIPLEEPLYELVSELPTFPTVEKTIKHKEYEIPSNLIAEWHTSQRIMLLVGTKDYSPELENQLTQLVKNHSVVVLSEANSNLYHEKFFKHIDRYIFNFTEEDYKTYAPDLLITVGQNVVSKKVKQFLRSARPKQHWHLDEVWQPDTYFSLTEKIEVKPEVFFSKLLKFINLEPRPYFNLWDVLRDKKDAKHQQFLNTVEFSDFYFFNKAAQTIPENYNIHFSNSSGIRYAQLFDFGKRKIYCNRGTSGIDGSTSTAMGFAIKNANPTLLITGDLSFFYDINGLWNQYIPPFVRIMIFNNGEGNIFKIIPGPGNANPNTLDEFIATKHRKNAEHLAKHFGFSYIRVEDDLTLDRVLENFFKPDVQPKILEVNTYGKNSADVQKAYFNFMKEN, encoded by the coding sequence ATGAAAAAATATTCTTCCAAGAGAAGTATCCAAATACTTGCACATCTTCTTCAGCAGTACGGAATTGCAGACATCGTAATTTCGCCGGGATCAAGAAATGCTCCTTTGGCGATTCACTTTTCAGAAGTGGATAGTTTTAACTGCTACAGTATTGTAGATGAAAGAAGTGCAGCCTTTGTTGCAATGGGAATGGCTAAAAGTGAGAAAAAGCCGGCAGCAATTACCTGTACAAGCGGATCAGCAGTGGTTAATTACTATCCGGCCATAACGGAAGCCTTTTATCAGAATATTCCACTGTTGGTTTTAACGGCTGACAGACCTACGGATTTTATTGATATTTTTGACGGGCAGACGATCAGGCAGAAAGATGTTTTTCATCAGCATTCTTATGGTGATTTCCAGCTTTTGGAAGACAGTAAAGAGAATGCGGAAGATATTAATTTTGATACGATTAAAAAGGCGATTGAGCTGTGCTTTGAAAAGCAGGGTCCGGTTCATATTAATATTCCTTTGGAAGAACCTTTATATGAATTGGTTTCAGAGCTTCCAACTTTCCCAACAGTTGAAAAAACGATCAAACATAAAGAATATGAGATACCATCCAATCTGATTGCAGAATGGCATACCTCTCAAAGAATTATGCTATTAGTGGGAACGAAAGATTACAGTCCAGAATTGGAGAATCAGCTGACACAGCTGGTGAAAAATCATTCTGTAGTTGTATTGAGTGAAGCCAACTCCAATCTTTATCATGAAAAGTTCTTCAAACATATAGACCGCTATATCTTCAACTTTACGGAAGAGGACTACAAAACGTATGCTCCGGATCTGTTGATCACAGTTGGGCAGAATGTAGTTTCAAAGAAAGTAAAACAGTTTTTGAGAAGTGCGAGACCAAAACAACACTGGCATCTGGATGAAGTATGGCAACCAGATACTTATTTTTCTCTGACAGAAAAAATAGAAGTAAAACCTGAGGTTTTCTTTTCCAAGTTATTGAAATTTATTAACCTTGAGCCAAGACCTTATTTTAACCTTTGGGATGTGTTGAGGGATAAAAAAGATGCTAAACATCAGCAGTTCCTGAATACTGTTGAGTTTTCAGATTTTTATTTTTTCAATAAGGCAGCACAAACAATTCCTGAAAATTATAATATCCATTTCAGCAACTCTTCCGGGATTCGATATGCTCAGTTATTTGATTTCGGCAAAAGAAAAATATACTGTAACAGAGGAACCAGCGGAATTGATGGTTCAACGTCTACTGCAATGGGGTTTGCCATCAAAAATGCCAACCCAACTTTGTTAATTACGGGAGATCTGAGTTTCTTTTATGACATCAATGGTCTTTGGAACCAATATATCCCTCCATTTGTAAGAATTATGATCTTCAATAATGGTGAGGGAAATATCTTTAAAATCATTCCGGGACCGGGAAATGCTAATCCCAATACACTGGATGAATTTATCGCGACAAAGCACCGTAAAAATGCTGAACATCTTGCAAAGCACTTTGGCTTTTCCTATATTAGGGTAGAAGATGATTTAACTTTAGACAGGGTTTTGGAGAATTTCTTCAAACCGGATGTACAACCAAAGATTTTGGAAGTAAATACCTACGGAAAAAACAGTGCGGATGTGCAGAAAGCTTACTTTAATTTCATGAAAGAAAACTAA
- a CDS encoding beta-carotene 15,15'-monooxygenase: protein MSEFNEFDQQGSVPNRETGSIISHAFEMYKGVFGYGVVAMIIYMLGGYIIQLVTGFNSSSMMEDVDFSGDYNYWATPGLPLYMTFSGLFGLLLSPLYVGLIYIVNKYNTKNPIEFSDLFIGYRQNFVNILLYSFLSGLIYAVAAMLCFLPLIFVYPLLLIGYPILLFENASATDALTKSFNIAKENYGTFLLTGILGMLISVAGVVLCGVGIILTAPFMMIVMYSTYCAFLGKPRQIMFKN from the coding sequence ATGTCTGAATTTAACGAATTTGATCAACAAGGTTCTGTCCCGAACAGGGAAACAGGATCTATTATTTCCCATGCTTTCGAAATGTATAAAGGGGTCTTTGGCTATGGAGTGGTAGCAATGATTATTTATATGTTGGGAGGATATATTATTCAATTGGTTACTGGTTTCAATTCTTCTTCTATGATGGAAGATGTGGATTTTTCCGGTGACTATAATTATTGGGCTACTCCTGGGTTACCGTTGTATATGACGTTTTCTGGTCTTTTCGGGCTGTTATTGTCTCCATTATATGTAGGATTAATCTACATCGTTAATAAATACAATACCAAGAATCCAATTGAGTTCTCTGATCTTTTCATTGGATACCGTCAGAATTTTGTAAATATTTTATTGTACAGTTTCCTTTCCGGGCTTATTTATGCTGTAGCGGCTATGTTATGCTTTTTACCGCTAATTTTTGTTTATCCTTTACTTTTGATAGGATATCCTATTCTTTTGTTTGAAAATGCTTCTGCTACCGATGCCTTAACGAAGTCTTTCAATATTGCTAAAGAAAATTATGGTACATTCCTTTTGACAGGAATTCTAGGGATGCTTATATCTGTTGCGGGGGTTGTTCTTTGTGGAGTAGGTATTATTTTAACAGCTCCTTTTATGATGATTGTGATGTACTCTACTTACTGTGCTTTCTTGGGGAAACCGAGACAAATTATGTTTAAGAACTAA
- a CDS encoding bacteriocin, with the protein MKNSKKLSKNELKLISGGISYPFPGECFYVCSDGIMYRELCRVEFICPDGEQPVIH; encoded by the coding sequence ATGAAAAACTCAAAAAAACTTAGTAAAAATGAATTGAAATTAATTTCCGGAGGGATAAGCTATCCTTTTCCCGGAGAATGTTTCTATGTATGTAGTGATGGAATCATGTATCGTGAACTTTGTAGGGTAGAATTCATCTGTCCTGATGGTGAACAACCTGTCATACATTAA
- a CDS encoding isopenicillin N synthase family dioxygenase, whose product MDKIPSVDLRDFLSGNPERKQKFVNEIGKAYEEIGFVALKGHFLDDQLVDELYGEVKNFFEQPVETKKKYEIPGIGGQRGYVGFGKETAKGFKKGDLKEFWHFGQYLSDDSKYKTEYPDNVIVDELPKFNEVGKEAFQMLEKTGQYVLRALALHLGLDEFYFDDKIAEGNSILRPIHYPPITEEPDDAVRAAAHGDINLITLLMGAQGKGLQVQNHNGEWIDAIAEPDELMINVGDMLSRHTNNKLKSTIHRVVNPPREMWTTSRYSIPFFMHPISAMSLNALDNCIDENNPKLYEDTTAGEFLHERLIELGLIKK is encoded by the coding sequence ATGGATAAAATACCTAGTGTAGACCTGCGTGATTTCCTTTCGGGTAACCCGGAACGCAAACAGAAATTTGTAAATGAAATCGGAAAAGCTTATGAAGAAATTGGGTTTGTTGCTTTAAAAGGCCACTTTCTTGATGACCAATTAGTAGATGAACTCTATGGAGAGGTTAAAAACTTTTTTGAGCAACCAGTGGAAACGAAAAAGAAGTATGAGATTCCAGGAATTGGTGGCCAGAGAGGCTATGTAGGATTCGGTAAAGAGACTGCAAAAGGCTTCAAAAAGGGAGACTTAAAAGAATTTTGGCACTTTGGACAGTATTTGTCTGATGATTCAAAATACAAAACTGAGTATCCTGACAATGTAATCGTTGACGAGCTTCCAAAATTCAACGAGGTAGGTAAGGAAGCATTCCAAATGCTTGAAAAGACAGGACAATATGTTCTAAGAGCATTAGCTTTACACCTTGGTTTAGATGAGTTCTATTTTGATGACAAGATTGCAGAAGGAAACTCTATTCTAAGACCCATCCACTATCCGCCAATCACTGAAGAACCTGATGATGCAGTAAGAGCAGCCGCTCATGGAGATATCAACCTTATCACTCTTTTAATGGGAGCACAAGGGAAAGGTCTTCAGGTTCAAAATCACAACGGTGAATGGATTGATGCCATCGCTGAACCGGATGAGTTGATGATCAACGTGGGAGATATGCTTTCAAGACATACCAACAACAAATTGAAATCTACCATCCACAGAGTAGTAAACCCGCCAAGAGAGATGTGGACTACTTCAAGATATTCAATTCCTTTCTTTATGCACCCTATCAGTGCAATGTCTTTAAATGCTCTTGATAACTGTATAGACGAAAACAATCCAAAATTGTACGAAGATACAACAGCAGGAGAATTCTTACATGAAAGACTCATTGAATTGGGCTTGATTAAGAAATAA
- a CDS encoding aminodeoxychorismate synthase component I, which translates to MFSVNHQKFIEMDELSLQKVPYFFVIDFLSENVEIYPENEIEKSGLIIDFQNFSTIKKEHKLNKKIEWKSFPETLESFKTGFDKVQKNIRLGNSYLVNYTRKTKIETNLSLEEIFYHSDAKYKIFYKDFFVFFSPETFVKILDGKILTYPMKGTIDASLENAAEILKNDKKEKAEHYTVVDLLRNDLSMVADDVQVDHFQQIDFIKTRQKDLYAMSSEISGILKPEFDGRIGSIMQKLLPAGSILGAPKPKTLEIILDAEGYERGYYTGVCGWFDGKNVDSCVMIRFIEKEGDQLYFKSGGGITHMSKLEDEYQEMKNKIYVPIH; encoded by the coding sequence ATGTTTTCAGTGAATCATCAAAAATTTATAGAAATGGACGAACTTTCTCTCCAGAAGGTTCCCTACTTTTTCGTTATCGACTTTCTTTCAGAAAATGTTGAAATATACCCGGAAAATGAAATTGAAAAATCAGGTTTAATTATTGATTTCCAGAACTTTTCAACGATAAAAAAGGAACATAAGCTGAATAAAAAAATAGAATGGAAATCCTTTCCTGAGACCCTGGAAAGCTTTAAAACAGGGTTTGATAAGGTTCAAAAAAATATTCGCCTGGGAAATTCCTATCTTGTCAATTATACGAGAAAAACTAAAATTGAGACCAATTTAAGCCTTGAAGAGATTTTTTATCACTCAGATGCAAAGTATAAGATTTTTTATAAGGATTTTTTTGTATTTTTTTCTCCTGAAACTTTTGTAAAGATTCTTGACGGTAAAATTTTAACCTATCCCATGAAAGGCACCATTGATGCCTCCCTGGAAAATGCGGCAGAAATCCTGAAGAATGATAAAAAGGAAAAAGCAGAACATTATACCGTGGTAGACCTCCTTCGCAATGATCTGAGCATGGTTGCTGATGATGTACAAGTTGATCATTTTCAGCAAATAGACTTTATCAAAACCCGGCAAAAGGACCTCTATGCAATGAGTTCTGAAATTTCAGGAATTTTAAAACCTGAATTTGACGGAAGGATAGGGAGCATTATGCAGAAGCTTCTTCCGGCAGGCTCTATTTTGGGAGCTCCAAAACCCAAAACGCTGGAAATAATTTTAGATGCAGAGGGCTATGAAAGAGGATACTATACAGGAGTTTGCGGCTGGTTCGACGGTAAAAATGTAGATAGCTGTGTAATGATACGCTTTATTGAAAAAGAGGGAGATCAGCTCTATTTCAAAAGCGGAGGCGGAATAACGCACATGAGTAAATTAGAAGACGAATATCAGGAAATGAAAAACAAAATATATGTCCCAATTCATTGA
- a CDS encoding aminotransferase class IV translates to MSQFIESIKVEDKEIFLLELHQKRVNQTFSNFGKEGSIDLAKIYKNLQHDEDGLFKLRISYDLDKRIRTQMIPYAIPEIHDFQLVENNSFDYSFKFEDRKELDKMKMKSKAEEIIIVKNNHITDTSFSNILFLKGKEWFTPTTYLLNGVQRQHLLKQKKIKEAEITLQNIKQFSHFQIINALNDFDDMFIYPIDRIINLPGSEEYLDL, encoded by the coding sequence ATGTCCCAATTCATTGAAAGCATTAAGGTAGAAGATAAGGAGATTTTTTTATTGGAACTCCACCAAAAACGTGTCAATCAAACATTTTCCAATTTTGGAAAGGAGGGTTCCATTGATCTCGCCAAGATCTACAAAAATCTGCAGCATGATGAAGACGGACTTTTTAAACTAAGAATATCCTATGATCTGGATAAAAGGATCCGGACACAAATGATTCCCTATGCAATTCCTGAGATTCATGATTTTCAGCTGGTAGAAAACAACAGCTTCGATTATTCATTCAAGTTTGAGGACCGTAAAGAATTGGATAAAATGAAAATGAAGTCTAAAGCGGAGGAGATTATCATTGTTAAAAATAATCATATCACCGATACTTCATTTTCCAATATTCTGTTCTTAAAAGGCAAGGAATGGTTTACCCCTACTACTTATCTTCTGAACGGAGTACAGAGACAGCATCTCTTAAAGCAAAAAAAGATTAAGGAGGCAGAGATCACTTTACAAAATATAAAGCAATTTAGCCACTTCCAAATCATTAATGCTTTAAATGACTTCGATGATATGTTTATTTATCCTATCGACAGAATTATTAATCTGCCCGGGAGTGAGGAATATCTTGACCTTTAG